A window from Primulina eburnea isolate SZY01 chromosome 2, ASM2296580v1, whole genome shotgun sequence encodes these proteins:
- the LOC140818230 gene encoding uncharacterized protein yields MLLITSQRTKPKPRSLKSFTKPALGYQHSVSSVQLWWTIMPLYFSWRLSSIEPNGFCQKSGLCEVVISFPLDLSKNNKCDVCHNLVAEALLKLKDPDTELKVVELLLKACNSIKNNVQKCKRLVFEYAPIILVNAEKFLETNDVCTILHACDEVAAEQAVIASRTDTTMQSAS; encoded by the exons ATGCTCTTAATTACCTCTCAGAGAACAAAACCCAAACCGAGATCATTGAAATCCTTCACAAAACCTGCGCTAGGATACCAACATTCAGTAAGCAG TGTGCAACTTTGGTGGACTATTATGCCCCTCTATTTTTCATGGAGGCTTTCCTCAATAGAACCTAATGGTTTCTGCCAAAAGTCTGGTCTTTGTGAAGTAGTGATTTCCTTTCCCCTGGATCTCTCTAAGAATAATAAATGTGATGTGTGCCATAATTTGGTAGCAGAAGCCTTATTGAAGTTGAAAGATCCCGACACTGAG TTGAAAGTGGTCGAGCTGCTCCTAAAGGCATGTAACTCAATCAAAAATAATGTCCAAAAG TGTAAAAGATTGGTATTTGAATATGCGCCTATTATTCTTGTCAACGCGGAGAAATTCTTAGAAACAAATGATGTATGCACTATATTGCATGCTTGTGATGAAGTTGCGGCAGAACAAGCAGTGATAGCGAGTAGGACAGATACAACCATGCAGTCTGCATCTTAA
- the LOC140818246 gene encoding LOW QUALITY PROTEIN: regulatory-associated protein of TOR 1-like (The sequence of the model RefSeq protein was modified relative to this genomic sequence to represent the inferred CDS: deleted 1 base in 1 codon): MALGGLMAASRFSQSSAAVSNHLEEFSSNDTHVEEDGERSVNSSNSVDNNNDNARDFSETASSSYVVMTTTTSMAYLPQTLVLCEFRHDGFEECVPSGPSDSGLVSKWRPRDRMKTGCVALVLCLNISVDPPDVIKISPCARMECWIDPFTMAPQKALETIGRTLNQQYERWQPKARYEISLDPTVDEIKKLCTKCRKYAKSERVLFHYNGHGVPKPTPNGEIWLFNKSYTQYIPLPISDLDSWLKTPSIYVFDCSAAGMIVSAFIELQDCSTSSSGPSTRDCILLAACEAHETLPQSVEFPADIFTSCLTTPIKMALRWFCTRSLLHESFDYSLIDKIPGRQTDRKTLLGELNWIFTAVTDTIAWNVLPRELFQKLFRQDLLVASMFRNFLLAERIMRSANCSPISYPVLPPTHQHHMWDAWDMAAEICLSQLPALVEDPNVEFQTSPFFTEQLKAFEVWLNHGSEYKKPPEQLPIVLQVLLSQCHRFRALVLLGKFLDMGPWAVDLALSVGIFPYVLKLLATTTPELRQILVFIWTKILALDKSCQVDLVKDGGHTYFIRFLDSVEAYPEQRAMAAFVLAVIVDGYRRGQEVCMEAGLIHVCLKILQSSSPNEAQTGPLFLQWICLCLGKLWEDFLEAQMIGLQADALAVVEPLLSEPQPEVRAAAVFSLGTLLDFGFDATRDGLGDEDSDDDEKIKAEAGVIKSLLSVVSDGSPLVRAEVAVALARFSFGHNKHIKSVAAAYWKPQSNSVLATLPSFAINGSGSGYTTPVHYKAHGNRVPSPVGPLSRVGNDSQAVTRDGRVSSGSPLATSGIMHGSPLSDDSSQHSDSGALNDFVSNGVVNHSRRRPLDNSLYSQCVLAMCTLAKDPSPRVASLGRRVLSIIGIEQVTKSVKSAGGSAHPNESSTTATTSLSGLARSSSWFELNGGGRLPLTFRTPPVSPPRPSYMTGIRRVSSLDFRPHLMNPPDSGLADSLLGSSGLSGASERSFLPQSTIYNWSCGHFSKPLLTAVDDSEDIIVRREKNEKQALDYIVKCQHSAVSKMHNQIAGWDTRFVTGTKTTLLQPFSPVVIASDENEKIRVWNYEEATLLNSFDNHDYPDKGVSKLCLVNELVENLLLVASNDGNIRIWKNFTSKGEQKLVTAFASIRGHRPGVRAVNAVVDWQQQSGYLFASGEISSITAWDLDKEQLVSTIPLTSDSSISALAVSQVHGGQFAAGFVDGYVRLYDIRTPEMLVSETQPHTQRVERVVGMGFQPGLEPAKLVSASQAGNIQFLDMRAAKKTYLTIEAHRGSLTALAIHRHAPLVASGSAKQFIKIFNLTGDQLGTIRYHPTFMAQKIGSVSCLTFHPYQVLLAAGAADSCVSIYADEISPPK, translated from the exons ATGGCATTGGGGGGTTTGATGGCTGCATCTCGATTTTCTCAATCTTCAGCGGCCGTCTCTAACCACTTGGAGGAGTTCTCCTCAAATGATACTCACGTGGAGGAGGATGGTGAGAGAAGTGTTAATAGTAGCAATAGCGTTGATAATAATAACGATAATGCCAGGGATTTTAGTGAGACAGCCAGCAGTAGCTACGTAGTTATGACCACCACCACCAGCATGGCGTACTTGCCGCAGACTTTAGTGTTGTGTGAGTTCAGGCATGATGGTTTTGAGGAGTGCGTGCCTTCGGGCCCGTCAGACAGTGGGCTGGTCTCAAAATGGCGGCCCCGGGATCGA ATGAAGACTGGTTGTGTTGCTCTGGTTCTGTGTTTAAACATTAGTGTTGATCCACCCGATGTAATAAAGATATCTCCTTGTGCACGTATGGAATGCTGGATCG ACCCTTTCACAATGGCACCTCAGAAAGCGCTTGAAACAATAGGTAGAACCTTGAACCAACAATATGAGCGGTGGCAACCAAAG GCTCGTTACGAAATTTCATTGGATCCCACTGTTGATGAAATCAAGAAACTATGCACTAAATGTCGCAAATATGCAAAATCTGAGAGAGTTCTTTTTCACTATAATGGTCATGGTGTACCGAAGCCTACTCCTAATGGTGAAATTTGGCTGTTTAATAAG AGTTATACACAGTACATCCCTTTGCCAATCAGTGATCTGGATTCCTGGTTGAAGACACCCTCTATATATGTTTTTGATTGTTCTGCTGCTGGGATGATTGTTAGTGCCTTCATTGAG CTCCAGGATTGCAGCACTTCAAGTTCAGGACCTTCCACGAGGGATTGTATTTTGCTGGCAGCATGTGAAGCTCATGAGACTCTTCCTCAGAGTGTTGAATTTCCTGCTGATATATTTACTTCTTGCCTCACAACCCCAATAAAAATGGCATTAAGATG GTTTTGCACCCGCTCGTTGCTTCACGAGTCATTTGATTATTCTTTAATTGATAAAATTCCTGGTCGCCAAACTGACCGGAAGACCCTACTTGGTGAGTTGAACTGGATATTCACAGCTGTGACTGACACTATAGCCTGGAATGTACTTCCTCGTG AATTGttccagaaattgttcagacAAGATCTTTTAGTTGCTAGCATGTTCCGGAATTTTTTACTTGCTGAAAGGATTATGCGCTCTGCTAATTGTTCTCCAATTTCATATCCAGTTTTGCCACCAACTCATCAACATCATATGTG GGATGCTTGGGACATGGCTGCTGAAATATGCCTTTCTCAGCTTCCAGCTTTAGTTGAGGATCCTAATGTAGAGTTCCAG ACCAGTCCATTTTTTACTGAGCAGTTAAAAGCTTTTGAGGTGTGGCTTAATCATGGATCAGAATATAAAAAGCCACCTGAACAGTTACCAATTGTTCTTCAG GTTTTACTCAGCCAGTGCCATAGATTTCGTGCATTGGTTCTTCTCGGTAAATTTTTGGACATGGGGCCTTGGGCTGTGGATCTG GCATTGTCTGTCGGAATATTTCCTTATGTGTTAAAGCTTCTGGCGACGACCACCCCAGAGCTACGTCAAATTCTCGTGTTCATCTGGACAAAGATTCTTGCACTCGATAAG TCTTGTCAGGTTGATCTCGTGAAGGAC GGTGGGCACACATATTTCATTAGGTTTCTTGACAGCGTGGAAGCATATCCGGAGCAACGAGCAATGGCTGCATTTGTCTTGGCTGTCATTGTAGATGGTTACAGGCGGGGTCAGGAAGTATGCATGGAAGCTGGTCTCATACATGTTTGTCTAAAAATTCTTCAAAGCTCCTCACCAAATGAGGCACAAACTGGACCTCTGTTTCTTCAATGGATATGTTTGTGCCTTGGTAAGTTGTGGGAAGATTTTTTGGAGGCTCAAATGATAGGTTTGCAGGCTGATGCTCTTGCTGTTGTTGAACCTCTACTTTCAGAGCCGCAGCCCGAG GTTCGGGCAGCAGCTGTTTTTTCTCTGggaactttacttgattttggATTTGACGCAACAAGAGATGGTCTTGGAGATGAAGACTCTGATGATGATGAAAAAATTAAGGCCGAAGCTGGTGTTATTAAGAGTCTGTTGAGTGTTGTTTCTGATGGAAGCCCACTGGTGCGAGCTGAAGTTGCCGTGG CTCTGGCTCGTTTCTCCTTTGGTCACAACAAACATATTAAGTCGGTTGCTGCTGCTTATTGGAAGCCCCAATCCAACTCAGTGCTCGCAACTCTGCCTTCTTTTGCAATCAATGGTTCTGGTAGTGGATACACAACTCCGGTTCATTACAAGGCACATGGAAATAGAGTTCCATCTCCAGTTGGTCCTTTATCGCGGGTTGGGAATGACAGTCAGGCGGTGACTCGTGATGGGAGAGTCTCCTCTGGTAGCCCTCTTGCTACCTCTGGAATAATGCATGGATCCCCACTTTCTGATGATTCGTCACAGCATTCTGATTCTGGTGCATTAAATGACTTTGTTAGCAATGGTGTTGTTAACCATTCAAGGCGAAGGCCATTAGATAATTCACTATATTCGCAATGTGTATTGGCTATGTGTACTCTAGCGAAGGATCCATCACCACGCGTTGCCAGTCTTGGGCGAAGAGTATTATCCATTATTGGTATTGAACAAGTGACAAAATCGGTTAAATCTGCTGGTGGAAGtgctcatcccaatgaatcatCCACAACGGCAACCACCAGTCTTTCTGGATTGGCTCGTTCCTCTTCTTGGTTTGAACTGAATGGTG GAGGCCGTCTGCCATTGACATTTAGAACCCCTCCAGTTAGTCCTCCCAGACCAAGCTACATGACAGGAATACGGAGAGTAAGCTCCTTGGATTTTAGGCCACACCTAATGAATCCTCCAGACTCAGGACTTGCTGATTCACTATTAGGTTCTTCTGGACTATCTGGAGCTTCTGAGCGTAGTTTTCTTCCACAATCGACGATCTATAATTGGAGCTGTGGTCACTTTTCAAAGCCACTTCTTACTGCAGTGGATGATAGCGAAGATATAATTGTTAGAAGAGAAAAAAACGAGAAACAAGCATTAGACTACATTGTGAAATGTCAACACTCTG CTGTGAGTAAAATGCATAATCAAATCGCCGGTTGGGATACCAGATTTGTGACTGGTACCAAGACCACACTGTTACAGCCCTTTTCGCCTGTTGTAATTGCTTCAGATGAAAATGAAAAGATTAG GGTATGGAATTATGAGGAAGCTACTCTTCTTAACAGTTTCGATAACCATGATTATCCTGATAAAGGCGTTTCGAAGCTCTGTCTTGTAAATGAGCTTGTTGAGAACTTGCTCCTTGTAGCATCAA ATGATGGAAACATTCGGATTTGGAAAAATTTCACCTCAAAAGGGGAGCAGAAATTAGTTACTGCATTTGCTTCAATTCGTGGTCACAGACCTGGTGTACGTGCTGTGAATGCTGTTGTTGATTGGCAGCAGCAGTCTGGATATCTT TTTGCATCAGGCGAAATTTCATCTATCACAGCGTGGGATCTGGATAAAGAGCAACTCGTCAGCACTATTCCCTTGACATCTGATTCTAGCATCTCAGCATTG GCTGTTTCTCAAGTTCATGGTGGTCAATTTGCTGCTGGTTTTGTGGATGGCTATGTCCGGTTATATGACATTCGTACTCCTGAAAT gCTGGTTAGTGAAACCCAACCTCACACCCAACGCGTTGAAAGAGTTGTAGGGATGGGCTTCCAACCTGGACTTGAACCAGCAAAG CTCGTCAGTGCATCCCAGGCTGGTAATATCCAGTTTCTTGACATGAGAGCCGCCAAAAAGACATACCTCACCATCGAAGCCCATAGGGGATCACTTACAGCATTGGCCATTCATCGGCATGCACCCCTTGTTGCTAGTGGCTCTGCTAAGCAATTTATCAAAATATTCAACTTGACGGGTGATCAGTTAGGCACCATTAGGTATCACCCCACTTTCATGGCTCAGAAGATTGGATCTGTTAGCTGCCTTACCTTCCATCCCTATCAAGTTCTGCTGGCTGCCGGAGCGGCTGATTCTTGTGTTTCAATATATGCCGATGAGATCTCTCCACCAAAATGA